The following proteins come from a genomic window of Ammospiza nelsoni isolate bAmmNel1 chromosome 6, bAmmNel1.pri, whole genome shotgun sequence:
- the JMJD7 gene encoding bifunctional peptidase and (3S)-lysyl hydroxylase JMJD7 translates to MAEGAALRAVRGCLAAFPREARELGWPESVPYLDRPPSPLEFYREWVSPNKPCVIRNAISHWPALKKWTSAYLREVVGPKVVSVAVTPNGYADAVFQDRFVMPEERQMPFMDFLDIVEKKVTSPNVFYVQKQCSNLTEEFPELVCDVQPDIPWMSEALGKKPDAVNFWLGESAAVTSLHKDHYENLYCVVSGEKYFLLHPPSDRPFIPYELYQPATYHVSEDGSFEIVDETTAEKVPWIPLDPLNPDLELYPEYAQAKPLKCTVKAGEMLYLPSLWFHHVQQSHGCIAVNYWYDMEYDIKYSYYQLLDCLTKAVKML, encoded by the exons ATGGCGGAGGGCGCGGCGCTGCGGGCGGTGAGGGGCTGCCTGGCCGCCTTCCCGCGGGAGGCCCGCG agctgggctggccgGAGTCCGTGCCCTATCTTGATAGGCCTCCGTCCCCGCTGGAGTTCTATCGAGAGTGGGTGAGTCCAAATAAACCCTGCGTAATCCGCAACGCCATCAGCCACTGGCCGGCTCTGAAGAAATGGACCTCAGCGTACCTCAG GGAGGTGGTAGGTCCCAAGGTGGTGAGTGTGGCAGTGACACCAAATGGTTATGCAGATGCAGTGTTTCAGGACCGTTTTGTTATGCCAGAGGAGCGCCAAATGCCTTTCATGGACTTTTTGGACATTGTGGAGAAGAAAGTGACCTCTCCCAACGTATTCTATGTGCAGAAGCAGTGTTCAAACCTCACTGAGGAGTTCCCTGAACTTGTCTGTGATGTGCAGCCTGACATACCATGGATGAGCGAAGCCCTGG GGAAGAAGCCTGATGCTGTAAATTTCTGGCTTGGGGAGTCAGCTGCTGTGACATCTT TACATAAAGATCATTATGAGAACTTGTACTGTGTAGTATCtggagagaaatattttctgctgcatccaCCAAGTGACCGTCCCTTCATCCCATATG AGCTCTATCAGCCAGCAACCTACCACGTATCAGAAGATGGTTCATTTGAAATTGTGGATGAGACTACTGCAGAGAAG GTGCCCTGGATCCCTCTGGACCCCTTGAACCCTGATCTGGAACTGTATCCAGAGTATGCTCAGGCAAAGCCTTTGAAGTGTACAGTGAAAGCTGGTGAGATGTTATATCTACCTTCTCTCTGGTTCCATCATGTTCAGCAATCACATGGCTGTATTGCAG TGAATTATTGGTATGACATGGAATATGACATTAAGTACAGCTATTATCAACTACTAGATTGTCTCACAAAAGCTGTGAAAATGCTATAG
- the LOC132074338 gene encoding acyl-coenzyme A thioesterase 1-like, producing MAARMSVLPSLRCLFDEPVQIRVAGLQPQQAVTLRASLLDESGELFQSHALYRAGSSGELDLSRSPALGGSYLGVEPMGLLWALQSKTPYKRLAKRNVLTPFCVDLEVYEGHGEDTSRLLGKCTNERWFLGEGVKRIPVREGRLRATLFLPPGPGPFPGLIDLYGSGGGLIEYRASLLASRGFVTLALAYMSFEDIPAMPKTLELSYFDEAVNFLCKQQQVKDTGIGVLGLSKGGDLALSMATFLPGIKAAVSISGSSFNSFIPLEGDGFTIPVHPYDLGRVKISDESGIVDFSDVLDDHMDPATWACRIPVERSLAKFLFLCGLDDMNWKSDLYCQDAVQRLQQHGREVEIYSYAGAGHLLEPPYLPLCKVSIHRVLGMLMHWGGQWREHAKAQEDAWRRIQAFFWQHLMDSDIPKSKL from the exons ATGGCGGCGCGTATGTCCGTCCTGCCTTCCCTCCGGTGCCTGTTCGATGAGCCGGTGCAGATCCGTGTGGCCGGACTGCAGCCGCAGCAGGCGGTCACCCTCCGGGCCAGCCTGCTGGACGAGAGCGGGGAGCTTTTCCAATCCCACGCTCTctacagggctgggagcagcggGGAGCTGGACCTCAGCCGCTCCCCAGCGCTGGGGGGCAGCTATTTGGGAGTGGAGcccatggggctgctctgggctctgcagtccAAAACGCCCTATAAGCGGCTGGCAAAGAGGAACGTCCTGACCCCTTTCTGTGTGGACTTGGAAGTGTATGAGGGCCACGGGGAGGACACGAGCCGCTTGCTGGGAAAATGCACCAATGAACGATGGTTTTTAGGAGAGGGAGTGAAGAGGATTCCGGTCAGAGAAGGTCGTCTCAGAGCAaccctcttcctccctcctg GACCTGGCCCATTCCCTGGACTTATTGATTTGTATGGATCTGGAGGAGGTCTTATTGAATACAGAGCAAGTCTCCTGGCTAGCAGAGGCTTTGTGACTCTGGCCCTTGCTTACATGTCCTTTGAAGACATCCCTGCTATGCCAAAGACCCTTGAACTGAGCTATTTTGACGAGGCTGTGAACTTTTTGTGTAAGCAGCAGCAG GTGAAAGATACTGGCATTGGTGTTTTGGGCTTGTCTAAAGGAGGTGATCTAGCCCTTTCCATGGCCACATTTCTACCTGGCATCAAGGCAGCTGTCAGCATATCTGGAAGTAGTTTTAATTCCTTCATTCCCCTGGAGGGGGATGGCTTCACTATTCCTGTCCACCCATATGACTTGGGGAGGGTGAAGATCAGTGATGAGTCTGGAATAGTAGATTTTTCAGATGTCTTAGACGATCACATGGACCCAGCAACTTGGGCTTGTCGCATTCCTGTGGAGAGGTCCTTAGCCAAGTTCCTCTTCCTGTGTGGACTGGATGACATGAACTGGAAAAGTGACCTCTACTGCCAGGATGCTGTTCAGCGCCTTCAGCAGCACGGCCGGGAAGTGGAGATTTACTCctatgctggagcagggcaccTCCTGGAGCCACCATACTTGCCTCTGTGCAAAGTTTCAATCCACAGGGTGCTTGGGATGTTGATGCATTGGGGAGGGCAGTGGAGAGAGCATGCTAAAGCCCAAGAAGATGCATGGCGCAGGATACAGGCCTTTTTCTGGCAACATTTGATGGACTCAGACATCCCTAAGAGCAAGCTGTAG